Genomic DNA from Oceaniferula marina:
GGTTCTTCGAGAACGGCATGACCGAAGGTGGCAAAGTTGATTTCGAGTCATTTGATATGCGCAAGGCGCAAATGGAGGTGATCGAGCGTAGTGTTCGATACATCGATGCCAAAGGTGGGCGTGTTGATTACCCGCAGTTTAACCAGCGGAAAGGCAAGCCGTTTTTCCTCTATTATGCTGCTCATATTCCGCATGGACCGATTGTCCCCGCCAAGCAGTTTCAAGGCTCTACCCAGTGCGGAGATTACGGTGACTTTGTCAATCAATTTGACTGGGCTGTCGGCCAGATCACCGATGCATTGAAGCGCAACGGCATGCTGGAAAATACCATTCTTGTCATCACCTCGGATAACGGCCCGGAACACTGGTCTTATAGTTTTATCGACAAGTTCAAGCATAACAGCATGGGTGAACTGCGCGGAGCCAAGCGCAACCTCTGGGAGGGCGGGCACCGTGTGCCCTTCATTGTGTCGTGGCCGCAAAAAATGCAAAAAAGAGGCATCTCGCAACGCTTGGTGAGTCAACTTGACCTCGTGGCTACCATCGCTGATGTGGTTGATTATAAAATCGGCCCAGGCAACGCCGAGGATAGCTTCAGTTTTGCCAGCGAGTTCGGTCAGGACGTGAAAGAAAGCACTCCGAAACGCGATCTGATTATCCATCACGATTCAAATAATCGCTACGCGCTCCGCAAAGGCGACTGGGTGTTTATCGACCATAAGTCGGGCGGCCCGGAGCCGGAGTGGCTGCGTAAGCGCAAAGGGAGAGAAAAACACAATTTCCCTGGCGAACTCTTTAATCTCAAGGAAGATCCATACGAATCAAACAACCTCTACGGTAAGCATCCTGAAAAAGTCAAAGAGATGAAAAGGTTACTCGATCAATTGAAAAAATCAGACAAGACCGTAACAAGATAATCTAGCTGACAAGCCCTATAGGCAGCCCTGTAAGATCAATAAGTTGGTGAGCGCTGCTATGAATTTTTTCATATAAAAAAAGCTTGTCGTATTACCGGTAATGAACACCTCGATGGTTGCGTGTTTGTCACGTTCACCATTGATTGAGGGCCATCAAGCCTTGAAAAAAACTCCCCCTATGCTCGCCTTCCGAGCGCAGGGAGAGCTTGTCTTTGAATAATCCTCTATTACTTACTTCTTACGACGCAAGATGAGTGCCAATCCACTCAGGCCAAGAAGGGCAGCGGAGGATGGTTCTGGAACTACATTGACGTCTTCCATAGTGGTTCCCATGATGAAATTATCGATTTGCATATCTCCCGTATGGATGGCAAAACGGAGGTTATCCGTACCCTTGATATTCATACTTCCTGTCTGGGTTGGTGCACCTGAAACGTCAACAGCAGATCCAGCAGTTCCAGTCCACAAGGAAACGGAGTTATCGGTGAGGTCAAACTTGACAGCAATACTGTTAGTTCCCGTGACACCCGTATCTGCGCCTCCAATACCAAACATGTCCCGACCTGAAATCGCGCCGATGATGCCTTTTTCAGATCCTCCATCGAAGAAGGAGACGCCTGCATACCCGAAGCTGCCCGACAGAGTGATTTGTCCGTCAAAGGTCATCCAAACTTCATTTCCGTTAGCGACGTCTATCGTTTGAGATAAGCCACGATAAACCTGTTCAGGGGCTCCACTTCCGTCGATTTGACCGGATGTTACATTCAATCCATCTGCCCCTGTATAGTCCGTGCTCCAGCCAGTACCCGCTCCAGCTTGACCGACGATGTTGCCGTCGGTATAGGTATTGAAGTCATCAGATGCGATAACTGTCGCATTCGCGCTTGTTGTGGCTAGTGCAATTACGCCGATGACGGCAGCACCATATTTTGCTGTATTCTTCTTATCTTTCATAATCGTTTTTGCTATTGTTCTAACATTCGCTGTTTGCAGCTGCATAATGATGCAACAACTCACCACTGCGATGATTTGAAACCATACCCTCCCGCCATGGCAGGTAAATTTTTTTAGCTTTCGATTATAGATAAATCGATTTCAATTTTGGCCACTCCCAATAATTTGAGAAATCTTATCATTACGTCAAGCCACCTTACATACCTTTTGGAAAAGGTGCTGCAGCCCTCAGGGTTTAACGCTCGATTCTCCGAGTCTTGATGTGAGCGCGATGGCGGAACTCGCCTGGGCTGAGGCCCGTTTCCTGAAGAAAGACGGTGCTAAAGTAAGCGGCTGACCCAAACCCGAGTTCGATGGCCAGAGCATGGATTTTATCATCCGTTTCCGCCAGAATCTGCCGGGCGCGATTGATTCTGAGGATCAATAAATATCGGCTGAGCGACTCGCCAGAGAACTGTTTAAAAATCGAGTTGAGTTGATGGCGGCTCAAACCGACATGCTCACAGATACTGGAAATCTCAATTTTTTCACCCAAACGATCACGCATATAAGCCAAGGCTTTGTTGAGCTCCGGATGTTCACTGACAAGCAGCGAAGTGGATGATCGTTCAATGACCCGTTCGGGTTCGATCATGATGGGCTTAGACGGCACAGGCTCTCCTTTCATGAGACGATCCAAGAGTGCCGCGGCGGCGTATCCTTGATATTCTAATTGGCTTGCCACTACGGTTTGGGCGACAGGAGACAGCTCATTGTATATGCGATCAGAATCAACCCCGATAATGGCCACCTCCTGGGGAACCTGGATGCCAGCCTCGACCAAACGGTGCATCAACCAGTCACCCACCAGATCATTTTGAGCCATCAGAGCGAGGGGTGTCGGCAACTGGCGAATTTGCTGGATGCAGTCTTGAAAGTGAACTTGATGAAACTGCCGACCAGCCTGTTCTACAACAAGTCGGAGCCCCTCTGATCGCTCTCTTTCGTTGCTTGCATTCGCTATCTCTGGGTCATAATGAAAATAGCCAATATCCTGAAACCCTTGGGAAACCAAATAATGGCCAGCCATGCGGCCAATCGCCAGATTGTCAATACAGACATGAGGGTACCCGGTTAATCGAGATCCGTTGAAGAGCTCCACCACAGGTCGTTTTTCGCTGCTGACCATTTCAATGATGTCATCACGATCTGCACTCATTGTGATGATTCCATCGCCATCCCAATCCTCTGGAATTTTACCAAAATGCACCATGCTGGCATCGAGGATCCAACCGGCCTCGCGAGCATACAACGCCAAACCCAAATGGTGCTCTCTTACATAATAACCTGGTAGATAGAGGATGTTTTTGTTTTTCATTTACCGTAAATTACAAGCCGCTGAATGATCGAAGCTCCGACTGGGCCGGAGTCGGTATGATCACTCGTATCGACAACACCGCGTGTCTTTCCTAGCACGACTTGATTGGGCTCTCCCGGAAAGTCAACACGTGGATAAGCCCCCAGCTGTTGCCAGAAACCATCACCGTCCGTAGCCTCGGCAACAACTTCATCCTTTTCAAGCCGAATTCTCAAATTCATCGGGCCTGAACTCATCCGGCCTAAACCAACACGCTGGACACCGCCTGTTGATTCAAGACCAAATGCCCCTGAAGGTGTGCGCAAGTTAATGCGTAAGGCTTGACCACCCGGCCATGACAATGTCAGACCGGGACCCCACGTTTCACCACGATCGCCCTTATTCTCAATGAGGCACTCAACGGCTGTTGTTCCTTTGGGAAGTTGACCTTTCACACAAGCGCTGACATGGGCCGGGGCACGGAAAACGAGCCCTCCTGTTTTGCTTACCGTAACGGAAGTCTTGGCTTGTTTTGATGTTATCGTTGTCCACTCCTTACCGAGGGGAGCAGTGAATTTTTTCTTGAGTAAGATGCTGCGTTTCATCTTAACTCCACCCGCCAGATCGTCCTCGGTCGGGCCGGATTCATCAACCAGTATCAATAATCCACGTTTAGGGGACACCTTGATTGAATCACCCACCTTCCATTGTTTGGCTTGTTGAAAACCTACTGAAGCAGGAGCAAAGAACTTGGCTTTAGCTGGGTCGAGCCCCAGAGCTTTCCAGTCGATCACGAGCCTGACATCCACAGGTGAGGCGGCCCAGCTTGCCAGGGCAATCATGGCACTTCCCTCTTTTTGATACACTGTGGCTAACACTTGATCATTGTCGGTTTTTACCGGGCAATCACTCTTCCAGTAGCCTATCATTTTCGAATCGGTGATACCGAAGCGGTCCCATATTTTCCAGACGGGCCGCGGGTCACATTTCACACGGTTGGTGGTCCACCCAAGCCGGTTGGTCATGCCGTAGAGCGTACCACGCCAAAGATTGCCACCAGCATGAAGCATCTCCCCCATCAATCCGAAGGGGATTCCCGAGACTTGAATCAAATATTGATCAGGGGTCATGGCATCATAATGAAAACTTTCCCCAAACCATGGACGGTCGATATATGGCAGAAACTCCATATAATGGTTCACGCAACCTTTCGAAAACCCGGTATTGGAATGTAAGTCGATCAGGCAGCCGGGCTTCGCCTCGGCCATCACTGCGCGCACGCGCTGAAGAATCGTGCGATCATAACTAACATCGTCGAGGTAAATACCATCAGTATCCATGTTGCGCACTAACCAGCCATTGCCCTCGACATAGTAATTTTGCCAACGAGAGCGAGGATTGCCACTGGTGACAAATGCAGCATCCGGCGGTGAATCGCCGAAACGCTGAAACCATGCCGGACGGTAGCCGTCAATCATATGTTCTTGGCACCAAGAATATCCACCACCGCCACCAGGAGCGATAACTTCGTCTCCCAGACTACGCAATGCCCACAGCTCGGGCACCATACTGGTCAACTCACGCACCGTGTTATAAACCTTCACCTTGACCTGCTTGGAGTGCATTTTTTTTGTGAACGCGCTGAGTTCTTTGGTTCGAATAAACGGGTAGTTGATATAAGGGTTGAAAATGGATGCGTGGTGCAGGTTCACCACATTGACACCGAGTGCAAGATTGGCCTCTGAGGGTTCAGGGTCATTACCGCGACCATCCTTAAGCCAGTTGTCACCGGTATGATAGTATCGGGTTTTAAAATGAGTAGGGGGATCGAGCGGTTTGAGAGGCGTTATCAGCAATGAAAATTCAAACGTCATCGGGACACCTGCCTTCAGTTTTCGAGACCCGCTAAAGACCGTGGCCGTGACGGATCTCCCTTGTTCTATGATTTTGAGCCCCCCCTTGCCACGGTTTCCCCAAGTTGTCGGAGGCTTAGGATGATAGAGACTGAGCATGGGCCCCGTGTAAGATCCGCCCAATAATTTACAGTGCAACCCCGCTTCCGTAGAACCCAGCCAGAAGCTGTTGTAAGGACCTTTCCAGTTCCAAGAAAAATCTTTGGGTCGCACACCCCCGTCATGCCCCGCACCAACAATATACTGTGCAGCCTCGGGCTGCATCGGCAACTCCAGGCGAACATCCTTGAGATCCATATCATGGCTCGGTGTGTAAGTCATACTGTAGCGAACATGGCCGTCATATTCCATTTCTCCGTTGCAGCTAAGAACGCCGAAGGTGCCCTTGGAATCAGTTTTCCACGCGACACGTGCCTGTGTCTGTTGAGTCCATTCCGACTTACCAGAAGTGAAGGATAAAGGGCCGGCAGTCGACTCAATGGTAAAACGGATCGGACTTTGAAGCACGGGCACGTCACCACTACGAATGGAGGCCGGTAGCCCACCTTTACCCAATTTGAGAACACGTCCTACACAGGAAACAGCAGAACCCTCTACTTCAAGCGCTTGGTAGGGCGCAGGAATCGTATCGCTGCTTCCAGCTGTCGAATTAAGCCATCGTAGTCGAGAATGCCGCCACGGTTCATTATCACCTCGCTCAGCAATCACCTCAGGTAATACCTTGATCCTAACCTCAATCTTTTGCGGTTCCATATGATCCGCCCTGACATCGATTGTCCCGGCATAAACTCCGACAGCTTGATCCTTGGCAATATCAACACCAAACCAAAGAGCTTGGATCTGGCCGACCGGAACATGAACAACCTTAGTGAAGGGCTCGCCCATGCTATCGATTCCTCCCAAATTAAAACAGGTCAGTGCCGATGCCTGGATGACAGCCCCCGATTCGTTACGCAAATCGGAAAACTGCACAGAAACATTGTCCGCTTTCTTTGAAGATGCAAACAACCCTAACTGGAAAGTGAAATACTCATGTCGCTGAGCCTCACCAGCCAATGAGGTTTCTGGCCCCCTCATGACCCAACGTAAGGGAAGGTCTCTCCGCATTCTGATCGTGTGAACCCGGTCTTCAGGGAAAATCAACAACGGCTGGGAGTATTGTGCCTGAAGCCCCTTTGTTTCATCCTTGGAAGCAATCACCTCCATTGGAAAAAAACTATCGGACGCAGTACGAGCTTGAAATTCGATCACCTCAGCGGTCGGCAATCGGCTCCATGCCCCCTTCGGCAGATCCTTGTCCCCAAGCTTGTTTTTTTTAAGCCACTCCGTGTCTGCTCCACAACGGTATGGCAAGTAAGCGGATTTATCGTTCGGGTTGCGATAATTCCTCATCGGAAGGTAGTAGACAAAATAGTCCCCCGCGGACGCCTCAAAAACAATATCACATGCCATACGGTTCACGCTGGTCCGAACCACATTGTTGACCTTTTTTCCGCTAGCCACATGAATCACGATAATTTGACGCTTTTCCATCCCCTTCATCTGCAATCTCCATGGTAAATGCGCGTGAACCGCAGGGGCTGACGCCTTAACACGAATTTTCGCGCGATGGGCTCCGAGCTCTAACGGCCACATTGTGGACGCGACGCTGTAGGCGACTTCTGGCTCAGAGAGCTGAGGTTTTAAAGCTCCCTTTGCTAGAGCTATCACAGGGAATGTGATCAACCCCACGGCTATGGCGACGCATACGATATTACCCTTTGCAAACAGAGTCATAATCAATGGCGGTGTTTTACAATACTGGAACATAAATAATGTTTTTTAATGATACTATAATCAATTCAATTGGAGGTTTCCCTTGCAAAATAATCCTTAATTTTATCTCTGGTTTTCCCTTTGATTTGAGGAATAAACCAAGCGTCTGTGTTTAAGATACTAGGGAATTTGATGTTTCTTCGATACGAAAATCGAGATGCACTGGCGGCACACGTTTTTTTCGAGCTATTTGTATAGCCTCTTCATACGGAACCCCCTTCTCAACTTCTATCTTTTTACCTTGAATCCCAAACCACAGATCGGTGAGGTCTCTGGCACCTTCGCGAATCGAAGCAAAACTTCGTTCCAAAGCGGTTTCAACGAAAGAATAATTTCCTAGAGCAAAAGCAACCTTGGCCGCCATGAGATGCATGCTGTCCTTGAGTTGAAAATCCTCAGACAGTGTCTGGTAAAACGCCCACGCCTTTTGCTGCTCTCCTGCGTTATATAGCTCCGTTAAATATTCAAAAGCAAACGAGACATCAGGATTACCATTGGCCACGGCACAATCCCAGGCACTTTGGTATAAATGGAGTCCCTGATCCTTCTCACCACGGCGGATGGCTGCGACAGCTAAATTACGCCATCCCCAAGAAGAAGGACCAATACTTACTGACTCCTCCCATGCTGCCACCGCTCCGTCCTCATCCCCATGTTCGAACTTCATCACCCCGAGATGCAACAAGGCGAAGCTGTTCGGGATGCCCCATTGGAATAAGGATTTCTCCAACATTTCAGTCCACTCAGCCTGAATCATCCACTCACCGGGTTCATGTTGAGGCACCGGATCAGGAAAGGTTCCTTTTTCCAATAAATCCAGCCACTTCTGCTGCTCCTCACCCATGGTGCTCTCAGGAAATAAAAATGCCGATGGAAAGCCGGTCTCACCCGCTGCCTGAAGTCGTTTTGCCTCAAGCGCCCCCCAACCAGAAGCATGATGCAGCATTTCAATAGGGGCGGCATCCGCAAGATCAGCACATTCCGCTTCTCTCAGCGATTGATCACTCACGCTTTGTTTAAGGGAAGTATCCACGGCTTGCCATGCCTCCAGCCAATCCGAATGGTGTACTTTGCCGGAATCCGCTTCAAGATATCCAAATGCTTGTGTCCATTGCCACTGAGAATGACCCGGCATCTGAACCGTGTGCTGCTGAGTAGGGGCAAGACCAGCCTGAATCTCAATATACGGTTTCCCTGAATCCGAGAGGAAATTTTGCCAATGCGTCCCTCCCTGATGAGTCCCCCAAGAAAATAATTTCCTGACATTAAGCGGATGGGTGGAACACTCGACAAAGCCGCTCCCCTCCCCATCCAAGGCTGCTTGCCATGGCAAGGCCACGTCTTGGCATTGATAAAAGAACTCACAGGTTAGATTAATATTAGCCGGATAAGTCCCATCCTGACCGTGAATCGGAGGCATCCCAGGCAATGCAGTCTGCCCGTAAGAAAGTCCACCATTGCGGTAATCCACAAAAATCGACTGCTGGGCCGGAGCTAAAACACGCATACCCTCGCTTTCCACAATCGCAACATTGGTCCACCAGTACATCGGAACATCATCATCGTTTGGATTAACCACACGGGTGAATGCATGAAGAAATTTAGCCCCGGAGGGCAAATGAAAATCAATTTGCCACAGCAAGCCCTTACAGCGATCAAAATCGTATATCCGTAAACCTTGCGATCCATCCAGCCCATTAATAGCCGCAGCAAAAACTGGCGAACATGTATGGAAAGCATGACCAAACTGCCCGATGTTCCACTCAATCCCACCAGCAAACCAAGCATCTCGCAGAGCTAAATTTGCAGGCTGGAAAATAGAGTTTTTAAACAACAACTCGCGCTGTGTAGGCTTGTGAAAAAATGAAATGAGGCGCCCCCCGAGCTCTGGCAAAAAGGTGGCCTTCAAGTTCTCATTTTCCAGCACAATGGATTGAAAATCTCGAACCTCACGCTCACGAGAATAACGATCCTGCATGCGGTATGGCAAAACACGACGACCACAATTTTTACCTATATCCAAAGCCATCTCATCTGGAAGAGAACCAAGAGCGGTAACCGGCATATCGACCTCTTGATCACGAAAGACAGCTTGTGGGTTTTCACCTCCTAGACAAGCAGCCAACCAAGGGTAGGTTTCCGAATATAAGGAACTCATATGAATAAAGAATTAATCGACTCATCTTTGATGTAGCACGAAAAATCGGCTTCAATTTTCCAAGTAATCCTTTCGTTTTTTAGCAATCACCAGACAATCCATAGCATCGCATGTTGCAAAACAGTCTTCGGTCGCTGTGGCGGCACCCCATATCTTAGCATAAAAAAATGGGCGGGACTACAGGATTGCCTTCGGCTGTGCAAGTGAGCAGAAATGATAAACATTTCTGATACAAGAAAACGTGATACTCGAGGCTTCGCCATGCGCTCGAACTTCGTTCTCATCCTGTAGGCCCGTACAAAAAAAGGAACCGCCTCATCGACGATTCCTTTTTTAAATGGTCGGGACTACAGGATTCGAACCTGCGACCTCTTCACCCCCAGCGAAGCGCGCTACCAAACTGCGCCAAGTCCCGATATTTTCACCTGCGAACAGGCGGGCGCAATTAAGCCCAACACCCCGAAATTGGCAAGCATAGATTTTACGTCTTTCTTGCCATCCCTCCACCTCCTGTTGAAGTCGGCGGTGAAATTGATTGGCAAAGCCATGATTTCATGCCATTTCCTCCTTCCCATGAAACGTGTCAAGATAGCTATCATCGGAGCCAGCGGCTACACAGGACTGGAACTTCTAC
This window encodes:
- a CDS encoding DUF5107 domain-containing protein: MSSLYSETYPWLAACLGGENPQAVFRDQEVDMPVTALGSLPDEMALDIGKNCGRRVLPYRMQDRYSREREVRDFQSIVLENENLKATFLPELGGRLISFFHKPTQRELLFKNSIFQPANLALRDAWFAGGIEWNIGQFGHAFHTCSPVFAAAINGLDGSQGLRIYDFDRCKGLLWQIDFHLPSGAKFLHAFTRVVNPNDDDVPMYWWTNVAIVESEGMRVLAPAQQSIFVDYRNGGLSYGQTALPGMPPIHGQDGTYPANINLTCEFFYQCQDVALPWQAALDGEGSGFVECSTHPLNVRKLFSWGTHQGGTHWQNFLSDSGKPYIEIQAGLAPTQQHTVQMPGHSQWQWTQAFGYLEADSGKVHHSDWLEAWQAVDTSLKQSVSDQSLREAECADLADAAPIEMLHHASGWGALEAKRLQAAGETGFPSAFLFPESTMGEEQQKWLDLLEKGTFPDPVPQHEPGEWMIQAEWTEMLEKSLFQWGIPNSFALLHLGVMKFEHGDEDGAVAAWEESVSIGPSSWGWRNLAVAAIRRGEKDQGLHLYQSAWDCAVANGNPDVSFAFEYLTELYNAGEQQKAWAFYQTLSEDFQLKDSMHLMAAKVAFALGNYSFVETALERSFASIREGARDLTDLWFGIQGKKIEVEKGVPYEEAIQIARKKRVPPVHLDFRIEETSNSLVS
- a CDS encoding PEP-CTERM sorting domain-containing protein (PEP-CTERM proteins occur, often in large numbers, in the proteomes of bacteria that also encode an exosortase, a predicted intramembrane cysteine proteinase. The presence of a PEP-CTERM domain at a protein's C-terminus predicts cleavage within the sorting domain, followed by covalent anchoring to some some component of the (usually Gram-negative) cell surface. Many PEP-CTERM proteins exhibit an unusual sequence composition that includes large numbers of potential glycosylation sites. Expression of one such protein has been shown restore the ability of a bacterium to form floc, a type of biofilm.), encoding MQLQTANVRTIAKTIMKDKKNTAKYGAAVIGVIALATTSANATVIASDDFNTYTDGNIVGQAGAGTGWSTDYTGADGLNVTSGQIDGSGAPEQVYRGLSQTIDVANGNEVWMTFDGQITLSGSFGYAGVSFFDGGSEKGIIGAISGRDMFGIGGADTGVTGTNSIAVKFDLTDNSVSLWTGTAGSAVDVSGAPTQTGSMNIKGTDNLRFAIHTGDMQIDNFIMGTTMEDVNVVPEPSSAALLGLSGLALILRRKK
- a CDS encoding substrate-binding domain-containing protein, which codes for MKNKNILYLPGYYVREHHLGLALYAREAGWILDASMVHFGKIPEDWDGDGIITMSADRDDIIEMVSSEKRPVVELFNGSRLTGYPHVCIDNLAIGRMAGHYLVSQGFQDIGYFHYDPEIANASNERERSEGLRLVVEQAGRQFHQVHFQDCIQQIRQLPTPLALMAQNDLVGDWLMHRLVEAGIQVPQEVAIIGVDSDRIYNELSPVAQTVVASQLEYQGYAAAALLDRLMKGEPVPSKPIMIEPERVIERSSTSLLVSEHPELNKALAYMRDRLGEKIEISSICEHVGLSRHQLNSIFKQFSGESLSRYLLILRINRARQILAETDDKIHALAIELGFGSAAYFSTVFLQETGLSPGEFRHRAHIKTRRIER
- a CDS encoding glycoside hydrolase domain-containing protein — encoded protein: MTLFAKGNIVCVAIAVGLITFPVIALAKGALKPQLSEPEVAYSVASTMWPLELGAHRAKIRVKASAPAVHAHLPWRLQMKGMEKRQIIVIHVASGKKVNNVVRTSVNRMACDIVFEASAGDYFVYYLPMRNYRNPNDKSAYLPYRCGADTEWLKKNKLGDKDLPKGAWSRLPTAEVIEFQARTASDSFFPMEVIASKDETKGLQAQYSQPLLIFPEDRVHTIRMRRDLPLRWVMRGPETSLAGEAQRHEYFTFQLGLFASSKKADNVSVQFSDLRNESGAVIQASALTCFNLGGIDSMGEPFTKVVHVPVGQIQALWFGVDIAKDQAVGVYAGTIDVRADHMEPQKIEVRIKVLPEVIAERGDNEPWRHSRLRWLNSTAGSSDTIPAPYQALEVEGSAVSCVGRVLKLGKGGLPASIRSGDVPVLQSPIRFTIESTAGPLSFTSGKSEWTQQTQARVAWKTDSKGTFGVLSCNGEMEYDGHVRYSMTYTPSHDMDLKDVRLELPMQPEAAQYIVGAGHDGGVRPKDFSWNWKGPYNSFWLGSTEAGLHCKLLGGSYTGPMLSLYHPKPPTTWGNRGKGGLKIIEQGRSVTATVFSGSRKLKAGVPMTFEFSLLITPLKPLDPPTHFKTRYYHTGDNWLKDGRGNDPEPSEANLALGVNVVNLHHASIFNPYINYPFIRTKELSAFTKKMHSKQVKVKVYNTVRELTSMVPELWALRSLGDEVIAPGGGGGYSWCQEHMIDGYRPAWFQRFGDSPPDAAFVTSGNPRSRWQNYYVEGNGWLVRNMDTDGIYLDDVSYDRTILQRVRAVMAEAKPGCLIDLHSNTGFSKGCVNHYMEFLPYIDRPWFGESFHYDAMTPDQYLIQVSGIPFGLMGEMLHAGGNLWRGTLYGMTNRLGWTTNRVKCDPRPVWKIWDRFGITDSKMIGYWKSDCPVKTDNDQVLATVYQKEGSAMIALASWAASPVDVRLVIDWKALGLDPAKAKFFAPASVGFQQAKQWKVGDSIKVSPKRGLLILVDESGPTEDDLAGGVKMKRSILLKKKFTAPLGKEWTTITSKQAKTSVTVSKTGGLVFRAPAHVSACVKGQLPKGTTAVECLIENKGDRGETWGPGLTLSWPGGQALRINLRTPSGAFGLESTGGVQRVGLGRMSSGPMNLRIRLEKDEVVAEATDGDGFWQQLGAYPRVDFPGEPNQVVLGKTRGVVDTSDHTDSGPVGASIIQRLVIYGK
- a CDS encoding sulfatase-like hydrolase/transferase, with translation MSKFAAVAATVSSVIPAVQAQGGALPNVVVIYADDLGYGDVSCYNAESKVKTPNIDRIAAEGMMFTDGHSPDTICSPSRYGILSGRASWRTHRKKGNPAPGEQPWIEKTRLTLASMLKEKGYDTAAIGKWGVGSDWESAAKPGRKGLDLSEKSIDYTKPIHSGRCIGFTYDWVHLWFGHSYYSTKKYPWDHGGYRDGGRWFFENGMTEGGKVDFESFDMRKAQMEVIERSVRYIDAKGGRVDYPQFNQRKGKPFFLYYAAHIPHGPIVPAKQFQGSTQCGDYGDFVNQFDWAVGQITDALKRNGMLENTILVITSDNGPEHWSYSFIDKFKHNSMGELRGAKRNLWEGGHRVPFIVSWPQKMQKRGISQRLVSQLDLVATIADVVDYKIGPGNAEDSFSFASEFGQDVKESTPKRDLIIHHDSNNRYALRKGDWVFIDHKSGGPEPEWLRKRKGREKHNFPGELFNLKEDPYESNNLYGKHPEKVKEMKRLLDQLKKSDKTVTR